The following proteins come from a genomic window of Candidatus Bipolaricaulis sibiricus:
- a CDS encoding Fructose-1,6-bisphosphatase, GlpX type has product MTTPTRNLALELVRVTEAAAMAAGRFMGRGDKAAADQAAVEAMRFMLASVEMDGIVVIGEGEKDEAPMLYNGERVGTGALPKVDIAVDPIDGTRPLATGNLNAISTVAIAPRGTMFDPGPFVYMDKLAVGPAAKGKVDITAPVDANLAAVARAKGDRVEDLTVIILDRPRHERLIADVRRCRARIRLIPDGDVAAALMTAWPESGIDVLLGIGGTPEGVLAACALRAMGGEIQGRLVARDEDELRRGRDLGYDFDRILTMDDLVASDDVCFAATGITDGELLRGVKYSGGGATTDSLVVRGLSGTVRQVRATHRLEKLNRISSIPY; this is encoded by the coding sequence ATGACGACACCCACGCGCAACCTGGCTCTGGAACTTGTCCGCGTGACAGAGGCCGCAGCTATGGCGGCGGGGCGGTTCATGGGTCGGGGCGACAAGGCGGCTGCGGACCAGGCTGCGGTCGAGGCGATGCGGTTCATGCTCGCCAGCGTCGAGATGGACGGGATCGTCGTCATCGGAGAGGGGGAGAAGGACGAGGCCCCCATGCTCTACAACGGGGAGCGCGTCGGCACGGGAGCCCTGCCCAAGGTGGACATCGCGGTGGACCCGATCGACGGGACCCGCCCGCTGGCTACGGGAAACCTGAACGCGATTTCCACCGTGGCGATCGCCCCGCGGGGAACGATGTTCGATCCTGGACCGTTCGTGTACATGGACAAGCTCGCCGTGGGCCCGGCCGCAAAGGGGAAGGTGGACATCACCGCCCCGGTGGACGCGAACCTCGCTGCCGTCGCCCGGGCCAAAGGAGATCGCGTCGAGGACCTCACGGTGATCATCCTCGACCGCCCCCGCCACGAGCGGCTCATCGCCGACGTCCGTCGGTGCCGGGCCCGGATCCGGCTCATTCCCGACGGCGACGTGGCGGCAGCGCTCATGACGGCGTGGCCGGAGTCAGGGATCGACGTCCTCCTCGGGATCGGGGGGACGCCGGAGGGCGTCCTCGCCGCGTGTGCGCTGCGGGCGATGGGGGGAGAGATCCAGGGGAGGCTTGTGGCTCGGGACGAGGACGAGCTCCGCCGCGGCCGCGATCTCGGCTACGACTTCGACAGGATCCTGACGATGGACGACCTCGTGGCCTCGGACGATGTGTGCTTTGCCGCCACCGGGATCACCGACGGAGAGCTCCTGCGCGGGGTGAAATACTCCGGCGGCGGGGCGACCACGGATAGCCTCGTCGTGCGCGGGCTGTCCGGCACCGTGCGTCAGGTGCGGGCCACGCACCGGCTGGAGAAGCTGAACCGGATCAGTTCGATTCCGTACTAG
- a CDS encoding Peptidase, M20/M25/M40 family: protein MIEVGVAVGAGLAGLMGVLKARALRLRPEWPGEAVEAPPVDQERVAAHLAAAIRCPTISHQDPAQFAPGPFAELHRVFARSFPRLHAALRREVVSEHSLLYTWEGSDPSLRPALLVGHLDVVPIEAGTEEKWTHPPFAGAIEGGFVWGRGTLDTKGSVVAILEAVEALLERGFRPRRTVYLAFGHDEEVSGRRGAKAIADLLRSRGVELEWAIDEGGAILAEGAVPGVRAAVALVGVAEKGYLSLRLVAEGKGGHSALPARDQAVVRLARAIHRLERRPFPPRLQEPALGFLRATAPWMPLGRKLALANLWLTRPFVARAMTRSPATAALVRTTTATTTLQAGTKENIVPQRAEATVNLRLLPGETTEAALARVRRVVGPGVRVEPVSAGWNPSPVSSTDTEAYRALSRVVRELFPRAVVAPNLVVGATDSRYYAPIAGSTFRFVPIVMTREDMGRIHGTDERISVESLAQCVAFFVRLIEEAA, encoded by the coding sequence ATGATTGAGGTGGGTGTGGCGGTGGGAGCGGGGCTGGCTGGGCTGATGGGCGTCCTCAAGGCGCGGGCGCTGCGGTTGCGGCCGGAGTGGCCCGGAGAGGCGGTCGAGGCACCGCCCGTCGACCAGGAGCGGGTCGCCGCGCACCTCGCCGCGGCGATTCGCTGTCCGACGATCTCCCATCAGGACCCGGCCCAGTTCGCCCCGGGTCCGTTTGCGGAGCTCCACCGCGTCTTCGCGCGTTCCTTCCCCCGCCTCCACGCGGCGCTTCGGCGGGAGGTCGTGTCCGAGCACAGCCTCCTCTACACGTGGGAGGGCTCCGACCCCTCGCTCCGACCGGCCCTCCTCGTGGGCCACCTTGATGTTGTGCCGATCGAGGCCGGCACGGAGGAGAAGTGGACGCATCCCCCGTTCGCGGGGGCGATCGAGGGCGGGTTCGTCTGGGGCCGGGGAACGCTCGATACGAAGGGGAGCGTGGTGGCGATCCTCGAGGCGGTGGAGGCGCTCCTCGAACGGGGGTTCCGCCCCCGGCGCACGGTGTACCTTGCGTTCGGCCACGACGAGGAGGTCTCCGGCCGCCGCGGCGCGAAGGCGATCGCCGACCTCCTCCGCTCCCGGGGCGTGGAGCTCGAGTGGGCCATCGACGAAGGGGGGGCGATCCTCGCCGAGGGGGCGGTGCCCGGGGTGCGCGCCGCAGTGGCGCTGGTCGGCGTCGCGGAGAAGGGGTACCTCTCCCTACGCCTCGTCGCGGAGGGGAAGGGCGGCCACTCCGCGCTGCCGGCCCGCGATCAGGCGGTGGTGAGGCTTGCCCGGGCGATCCACCGTCTCGAGCGACGTCCGTTCCCGCCCCGGCTGCAGGAGCCCGCGCTCGGGTTCCTCCGCGCGACCGCGCCGTGGATGCCGTTGGGGCGGAAGCTCGCGCTCGCCAACCTCTGGCTCACCCGCCCCTTCGTGGCGCGGGCGATGACGCGGAGCCCGGCTACGGCGGCCCTCGTCCGCACCACAACGGCGACCACGACCCTCCAGGCCGGAACGAAGGAGAACATCGTTCCCCAGAGGGCGGAGGCCACGGTCAACCTGCGGCTCCTCCCCGGCGAGACGACCGAGGCGGCCCTCGCCCGCGTGCGGCGGGTCGTGGGCCCCGGCGTTCGCGTCGAGCCCGTGTCCGCGGGCTGGAACCCGTCCCCGGTGAGTTCGACGGACACCGAGGCGTACCGGGCCCTCTCCCGGGTGGTCCGGGAGCTGTTTCCACGGGCGGTCGTCGCCCCGAACCTCGTCGTCGGGGCCACGGACTCCCGGTACTACGCCCCGATCGCGGGGAGCACGTTCCGGTTCGTCCCGATCGTGATGACCCGCGAGGACATGGGACGGATCCACGGGACCGACGAGCGCATCTCGGTCGAGTCTCTCGCCCAGTGCGTGGCGTTCTTCGTCCGGCTCATCGAGGAGGCAGCATGA
- a CDS encoding nodulation protein NfeD, which yields MRRSVIAAVAFLVVSLAGTGEVVRLSLDGTVNPATSAYVVRGLAEADRIGASLVVLVLDTPGGLDTAMKEMVEAILASKVPVVVWVGPAGARAASAGTFILVSADVAAMARGTSTGAAHPVAITGETAKEDDPVIQKAVNDAVSRIRSVAELRGRNADWVERAVRESATVTATEALDLGVIELLADSFASLLAALDGYTLRDGRTLRTAGVPVREIGMTFKDRLFSYLADPNLVYILLMLGLYGLIYEFFTPGIGIGLVGGGISLLLALLGLQVLPISFVGVALILFGVLLMVLDALTPTDGILTIGGVVSLVIGSFSLFELEGTPLRLSWITVATTVGTLTLLFLFIASKGLLAQRRKPRPLTTMVGLSGVAKDDLQPEGWVFVKGEYWRARAEGEPVHAGDRVRVVGQNRSRLTVRRED from the coding sequence ATGCGACGATCCGTGATTGCGGCGGTGGCCTTCCTGGTGGTGTCCCTCGCCGGGACAGGCGAGGTGGTGCGGCTGTCGCTCGACGGCACGGTGAACCCGGCCACGAGCGCCTACGTTGTGCGTGGGCTGGCGGAGGCAGACCGCATCGGCGCATCGCTGGTGGTGCTGGTGCTCGACACTCCGGGCGGGCTCGACACGGCGATGAAGGAGATGGTGGAGGCGATCCTCGCCTCGAAGGTTCCCGTCGTGGTCTGGGTCGGACCCGCAGGAGCCCGCGCTGCCTCTGCTGGCACGTTCATCCTCGTCTCGGCAGACGTGGCGGCAATGGCCCGAGGAACGAGCACCGGCGCTGCTCACCCCGTGGCGATCACCGGGGAGACAGCGAAGGAAGACGACCCGGTCATCCAGAAGGCAGTCAACGACGCCGTGTCGCGGATCCGGTCCGTCGCTGAGCTCCGAGGCCGAAACGCTGACTGGGTTGAGCGTGCCGTGCGCGAGTCGGCAACCGTGACCGCGACCGAGGCCCTCGACCTCGGAGTGATTGAGCTGCTGGCAGACTCCTTCGCATCACTCCTCGCAGCACTCGACGGGTACACGCTCCGCGACGGACGGACCCTCCGCACGGCCGGGGTTCCGGTGCGGGAGATCGGGATGACGTTCAAGGACAGGCTGTTCTCCTACCTTGCTGACCCAAACCTCGTCTACATCCTTCTCATGCTGGGGCTGTACGGCTTGATCTACGAGTTCTTCACGCCGGGGATCGGGATCGGCCTTGTGGGAGGAGGAATCTCCCTCCTCCTCGCCCTCCTCGGTCTTCAAGTGCTCCCCATCAGCTTCGTTGGCGTCGCACTCATCCTCTTTGGGGTCCTACTGATGGTCCTCGATGCGCTCACGCCCACCGACGGGATCCTCACCATCGGTGGAGTAGTAAGCCTAGTCATCGGATCGTTCTCGCTGTTTGAGCTCGAGGGAACGCCGCTGCGGCTGTCGTGGATCACCGTCGCCACCACGGTGGGCACGCTGACCCTCCTGTTCCTGTTCATCGCTTCGAAGGGCCTGCTCGCCCAACGCCGCAAGCCCCGCCCTCTGACGACGATGGTGGGCTTGTCCGGTGTGGCAAAGGACGATCTGCAGCCCGAGGGCTGGGTGTTCGTGAAGGGCGAGTATTGGCGGGCTCGGGCAGAGGGGGAGCCTGTGCACGCTGGAGATCGCGTCCGGGTAGTCGGCCAGAACCGGTCCCGCCTCACCGTCCGCCGCGAGGACTAG